From a single Apium graveolens cultivar Ventura chromosome 2, ASM990537v1, whole genome shotgun sequence genomic region:
- the LOC141692134 gene encoding uncharacterized protein LOC141692134 — protein sequence MANAFKSFKSVKPPEFHGVANPVQARAWMKEVEKTFERIGTEEAHKTNFATYLLKGEANYWWEAKKNMEPQGIVTWERFTELFLKKYAPKFMEIQMQRKFLELKQVNMSVAEYEAKFTELSRFVPQLVGTEEKKAERF from the coding sequence ATGGCTAATGCGTTTAAATCTTTCAAGTCGGTCAAGCCCCCAGAGTTTCACGGTGTTGCTAACCCAGTTCAGGCCAGGGCTTGGATGAAAGAGGTAGAAAAGACCTTTGAGCGAATTGGCACTGAGGAAGCCCACAAGACTAATTTTGCCACTTATCTCTTAAAGGGTgaggctaactattggtgggaagccaagaaaaatatggagccACAAGGAATTgttacttgggaaagattcacTGAGTTGTTTTTAAAGAAGTATGCCCCGAAGTTTATGGAGATTCAGATGCAGCGAAAGTTCCTAGAGCTGAAACAAGTGAATATGAGcgtagcggaatatgaagctaagttcacaGAATTGTCGAGGTTTGTGCCACAGCTGGTGGGCACCGAAGAGAAAAAGGCTGAGAGATTTTAA